A section of the Chryseobacterium ginsenosidimutans genome encodes:
- a CDS encoding GH3 auxin-responsive promoter family protein has product MATKALFNTVVNWFIRQRIDQIQNFMDHPIETQKGILFSQLFHAEDTEYGKKYGFNSISSYQDFKNKVPVVTYEDMEPYIERARQGYKDVTWPGYIKHFAKSSGTTNAKSKFIPISAESLEYCHMKAGKDMVSIYANNHPENQLFNYKNLRLGGSSELYADFNTKFGDLSAILIDNLPFWVEITTTPSKKVSLMGEWESKLKAITSEVKNEDVGSILGVPSWMMVLLQRVIKETDVKDISELWPNLEVFFHGGISFKPYKEQYKSIIGKDINYYEIYNASEGFFGIQDRPNSDEMLLMLDYGIFYEFIPMDQFHYSNPKVVSLEDVEIGKNYAMVITTNGGLWRYLIGDTVVFSSINPFRIKITGRTKHYINAFGEELMITNVESALSEACDATNSAVSDFTGAPVFMKENEGGAHEWIFEFCQKPNDLERFIDIFDQHLKSVNSDYEAKRYNDLTLKRPIVHIAKEKLFYRWLESKGKLGGQNKVPRLSNDREYIDPLLELNK; this is encoded by the coding sequence ATGGCAACGAAAGCACTTTTCAATACTGTGGTCAATTGGTTTATCCGCCAAAGGATAGATCAGATTCAGAATTTCATGGATCATCCCATTGAAACACAGAAGGGTATATTATTTTCCCAATTATTTCACGCCGAAGATACAGAATATGGCAAGAAGTATGGTTTTAATTCCATCTCCAGTTATCAGGACTTTAAAAATAAAGTTCCGGTGGTTACTTACGAAGATATGGAGCCTTATATTGAAAGAGCCAGACAAGGTTATAAGGATGTAACCTGGCCCGGTTATATTAAACATTTTGCCAAATCGTCCGGAACCACGAATGCAAAAAGCAAATTCATACCCATTTCTGCAGAAAGCCTGGAATATTGCCACATGAAAGCCGGAAAAGACATGGTTTCCATCTACGCTAATAACCATCCTGAAAATCAACTTTTTAATTATAAAAATTTACGTTTAGGCGGTAGTTCTGAGCTTTACGCTGATTTCAACACCAAGTTTGGAGATTTATCTGCTATTTTAATTGATAATCTGCCGTTTTGGGTAGAAATAACGACCACTCCCAGTAAGAAAGTTTCTTTAATGGGAGAATGGGAAAGCAAACTGAAAGCTATTACTTCTGAAGTTAAAAATGAGGATGTAGGAAGTATTTTGGGCGTTCCAAGCTGGATGATGGTTCTTTTACAAAGGGTTATAAAGGAGACCGATGTTAAAGATATTTCAGAGTTATGGCCCAACCTGGAAGTGTTTTTTCACGGCGGAATAAGCTTTAAACCTTATAAAGAACAATATAAAAGCATTATTGGGAAAGATATTAATTACTATGAGATCTACAATGCTTCTGAAGGCTTTTTTGGAATTCAGGACAGACCAAACAGTGATGAAATGCTGCTGATGTTAGATTACGGAATTTTCTACGAATTTATCCCGATGGATCAGTTTCATTACTCAAACCCGAAAGTAGTAAGCCTTGAGGATGTAGAAATCGGGAAAAACTACGCAATGGTAATTACAACAAATGGAGGATTATGGAGATATCTGATCGGGGATACCGTTGTTTTTTCATCAATTAATCCTTTCAGAATAAAGATTACAGGAAGAACAAAACATTATATCAATGCTTTCGGAGAAGAATTAATGATCACAAATGTAGAATCTGCTCTTTCCGAAGCATGTGACGCAACAAACTCAGCCGTTTCAGACTTCACAGGAGCCCCGGTTTTCATGAAAGAAAATGAAGGTGGAGCTCACGAGTGGATTTTTGAATTCTGTCAAAAACCGAACGATTTAGAGCGTTTTATTGATATTTTCGATCAACACCTCAAATCTGTCAATTCTGATTATGAAGCGAAACGATATAATGATCTTACCCTGAAAAGACCTATCGTACATATTGCAAAAGAAAAATTATTTTATCGCTGGCTAGAATCCAAAGGAAAACTCGGAGGACAGAACAAAGTTCCGAGATTGAGTAACGACAGAGAATACATTGATCCTTTACTGGAACTTAATAAATAA
- a CDS encoding endonuclease/exonuclease/phosphatase family protein gives MKPQQILLFSHLTIAILLLCTLGNAWVSPNFLGNLNLLSLAFPYLISLHIIFTVIWIVKRKKVAIAFILGTFLFYNPIRRWINFTPKTENLKSIRDIKVITFNVKYGDFGWEKVKKYIADQNADIILVQEKDTNRALRQDLVKYPSVILKTKHKILRQEELITDKSRGNSFYADVDINGKIVRIVNVYLEPFRLHKSMLQFDGFGKEGKKINTLLSHMIPTFKAHEDQIKKIRKVIDFSPYPVILAGDFNSVPNSYEYYNLGKDLQDAFLVAGNGSSSSFHDYKVPLRIDYIFSSKSIIPLSYKVDNSVQLSDHYPVIAEFLLN, from the coding sequence ATGAAGCCGCAACAAATACTGCTATTTTCTCATCTTACAATTGCCATTCTTCTCCTATGTACATTAGGAAATGCTTGGGTTTCTCCTAATTTTTTAGGAAATCTTAATCTTTTGTCTTTGGCATTCCCTTATTTAATTTCGCTACATATAATATTTACGGTTATCTGGATTGTTAAAAGAAAGAAAGTGGCAATAGCTTTTATCTTAGGAACTTTTTTATTTTATAATCCGATCAGAAGATGGATAAATTTCACTCCGAAAACAGAGAATTTAAAATCAATCAGGGATATAAAAGTTATTACTTTTAATGTAAAATATGGTGATTTCGGATGGGAGAAAGTAAAAAAATATATTGCCGATCAAAATGCAGATATTATTTTAGTTCAGGAAAAAGATACGAACCGCGCTCTGAGACAGGATCTTGTAAAATATCCGTCTGTTATATTAAAAACAAAACATAAAATTCTAAGACAGGAGGAATTAATTACCGATAAATCCAGAGGCAATTCTTTCTATGCCGATGTTGATATCAACGGTAAAATAGTGCGGATTGTAAATGTGTACCTTGAACCATTCAGACTGCATAAATCGATGTTGCAATTTGACGGTTTCGGAAAAGAAGGAAAAAAAATTAATACACTTCTTTCTCATATGATTCCTACTTTTAAAGCACATGAAGATCAGATAAAAAAAATAAGAAAAGTGATAGATTTTTCACCGTATCCTGTGATTTTGGCCGGTGATTTTAATTCTGTTCCCAATTCTTATGAATATTATAATTTGGGGAAAGACCTTCAGGATGCCTTTTTAGTTGCCGGAAACGGAAGCTCATCAAGTTTTCATGACTATAAAGTGCCTTTAAGAATTGACTATATTTTCAGTTCAAAGTCAATCATTCCCTTAAGCTATAAAGTTGATAATTCTGTACAATTATCGGATCATTATCCTGTAATTGCAGAATTTCTGCTAAATTAG
- a CDS encoding endonuclease/exonuclease/phosphatase family protein produces the protein MKIIRLILLILHVGIFFLLVGMLLNAYIPPKVFPWFNLLSLGFPLLMTGYILLTFFWIISWKKRAFLFLFLGLLFFNPILRWVNYSGHKSEEGNFKIISLNAKNGNLGVKNIETFINAQKADVVLLQEYGGYKEYHFDGLKRVADTAVVAVFSKFKIVGQKKLIKSNIEHSNIYTTQTDIEVRGKIYRIINIHLQSFKFEKSMVKLNGNNEKDEEKVKNIVKRLIPTFKIHQEQISVIKKAVENSPYPIILAGDFNSVPNSYEYYHLLGGLQDAFVKAGNGSATSFHDYKFPIRIDYIFTSKSIKPITYKVDRSVRISDHYPVIATFKLSK, from the coding sequence GTGAAGATCATACGCCTTATACTTCTGATTTTACATGTAGGAATTTTCTTTCTTCTGGTAGGAATGCTGCTGAATGCTTACATTCCGCCGAAGGTTTTTCCGTGGTTTAATTTACTTTCTTTGGGCTTTCCGCTTTTAATGACGGGATATATTTTGCTCACGTTTTTTTGGATTATCAGTTGGAAAAAAAGAGCTTTTCTGTTTCTTTTTTTAGGATTATTGTTCTTTAACCCTATTTTAAGATGGGTAAATTATTCCGGACATAAATCCGAAGAAGGAAATTTTAAAATTATTTCTCTTAATGCTAAAAACGGAAATCTCGGTGTGAAAAATATTGAGACCTTTATAAATGCTCAAAAAGCAGATGTCGTTTTGCTACAAGAATATGGCGGATATAAAGAATATCATTTTGATGGATTAAAAAGGGTTGCCGATACTGCTGTTGTTGCTGTCTTTTCAAAATTTAAAATTGTTGGACAAAAAAAGCTGATTAAAAGTAATATTGAGCATTCTAATATTTATACGACTCAAACCGATATTGAGGTCAGAGGAAAGATATATCGCATTATCAATATACATCTGCAATCGTTCAAATTTGAGAAAAGTATGGTGAAATTGAATGGGAATAATGAAAAAGACGAAGAAAAAGTAAAAAATATTGTTAAAAGGCTTATTCCTACTTTCAAGATACATCAGGAACAGATTTCTGTAATTAAAAAAGCCGTAGAAAACTCTCCTTACCCCATAATTTTAGCCGGAGATTTCAATTCTGTACCCAACTCCTACGAATATTATCATTTGCTGGGAGGATTACAGGATGCCTTTGTAAAAGCGGGAAATGGAAGCGCTACAAGCTTTCATGATTATAAATTTCCTATAAGGATTGATTATATTTTTACATCAAAATCAATTAAACCCATTACTTATAAAGTTGATCGTTCTGTAAGGATTTCTGATCATTATCCTGTAATTGCTACATTTAAATTAAGTAAGTAA
- a CDS encoding rhomboid family intramembrane serine protease yields the protein MFNNIPPITRNIIIINVIIFIVANLLLQDKFIGYLAAFYPFSPFFKSWQIITHMFMHGSIIHILFNMLTLFSFGPILEQSLGEKKYLILYFVSGLGAFFLFNLWNFIEVQQISGELQQLGFNINEYLSGSGVNYAGTSESIIKQKELVGNLNNIMGTPMVGASGAIFGVVAAFATLYPEAKIGIMFIPIPMKVKYVLPVVILGSIYLGVSGNAGGIAHLAHVGGAIVGFILAKIWKKHLYRFN from the coding sequence ATGTTTAATAATATACCTCCGATTACCAGAAATATTATCATTATCAATGTGATCATTTTTATTGTAGCAAATTTGTTGTTGCAAGATAAATTTATCGGCTATCTTGCCGCTTTTTATCCGTTCTCTCCATTTTTCAAATCTTGGCAAATTATTACGCATATGTTCATGCATGGAAGCATAATACATATTTTGTTTAACATGCTGACTTTATTTAGTTTTGGGCCAATATTGGAACAGTCTTTAGGTGAAAAAAAATATTTAATTCTCTATTTTGTAAGCGGTTTAGGCGCTTTCTTTTTATTTAATTTATGGAATTTTATTGAAGTACAACAAATTTCAGGAGAATTACAACAGCTTGGATTTAATATAAATGAATATTTGTCTGGTTCGGGTGTTAATTATGCGGGAACTTCAGAATCAATTATTAAACAGAAGGAGTTAGTGGGAAATCTGAATAACATAATGGGAACTCCAATGGTTGGAGCTTCAGGAGCAATTTTTGGAGTTGTAGCAGCATTTGCAACACTTTATCCGGAAGCTAAAATCGGGATAATGTTTATACCGATTCCGATGAAGGTAAAATATGTTTTACCGGTTGTAATCTTGGGCTCTATATACCTAGGTGTTTCAGGAAATGCAGGAGGTATTGCTCATTTGGCGCACGTTGGCGGTGCGATAGTAGGTTTTATTCTGGCGAAAATCTGGAAGAAACATTTATACAGATTTAATTAA
- the mutL gene encoding DNA mismatch repair endonuclease MutL produces MSDIIQLLPDHVANQIAAGEVVQRPASIVKELLENAIDADSTKIELIIRDAGKNLIQVVDNGKGMSETDARMAFERHATSKIRGTEDIFKISTKGFRGEALASIAAVSQVELRTKQKDSTIGTNIYIEGGVFQFQDPAQTAEGSNFLVKNLFYNVPARRKFLKNNNVEFRHVIDEFQRVALAHENLEFSLFHDDEAVFRLRKGSQMQRIVDIFGRKLQPQLIPIKEDIIWCKLHGFVAKPEGAKKTRGEQFLFVNGRYFKSPYFNKAVQEAFDGLLLPGYIPTFFLFLELDPEKIDVNIHPQKTEVKFEDEHLIFALLRSTIKRSLGIYNVAPSLDFERDPELDAIMQKTFPSKSNGNGFLKMPEITVDKDYNPFLEERGVRQSEIQNLTEMYHQNIAAEPSKINLFEDEDFDEDLMRLPNGYWLFNKGDRTLMLDLGRMHRLWTSENTKPTKRGTTNSHALLFSLEYHMNEIEKNKYKSIKKYLPELGFETSVAHENVLRIEAVPEGLKETQVMKFLENLFEILEYKSEEEFMQFYQNQWSKMQSKSRFDFIYKKDAEQLIKDFTALGFPEFLPNGKRCFYEVPFNDIKNKF; encoded by the coding sequence ATGTCAGATATTATTCAGCTTTTACCGGATCATGTGGCCAACCAAATTGCGGCAGGAGAAGTGGTGCAAAGACCTGCATCCATTGTGAAAGAACTTTTGGAAAATGCCATCGATGCGGATTCTACTAAAATTGAGCTGATCATAAGAGATGCCGGAAAAAACTTAATTCAGGTGGTTGATAACGGGAAAGGGATGTCCGAAACGGATGCAAGAATGGCATTTGAAAGACATGCTACCTCAAAGATCAGAGGAACAGAAGATATTTTCAAGATTTCTACGAAAGGTTTTCGTGGTGAAGCTTTGGCTTCTATTGCAGCTGTTTCTCAGGTTGAACTAAGAACAAAACAGAAAGATTCAACGATCGGAACTAATATTTACATTGAAGGCGGAGTTTTCCAGTTTCAGGATCCGGCTCAGACAGCAGAAGGATCTAATTTTTTAGTTAAAAACCTGTTTTATAATGTTCCTGCAAGAAGGAAGTTTCTTAAAAACAATAATGTCGAATTCAGACACGTAATTGATGAATTCCAAAGGGTGGCGCTCGCCCATGAAAATTTAGAATTTTCTTTGTTTCATGATGATGAAGCGGTTTTCAGATTGAGAAAAGGAAGCCAGATGCAGCGTATTGTGGATATTTTCGGAAGAAAACTTCAGCCGCAGCTTATTCCGATCAAGGAAGACATTATTTGGTGTAAACTTCACGGGTTTGTTGCAAAACCGGAAGGAGCAAAGAAGACAAGAGGAGAACAGTTTCTTTTCGTAAACGGAAGATATTTTAAAAGTCCATACTTTAATAAAGCCGTTCAGGAAGCATTTGATGGCTTGCTTTTGCCGGGATATATTCCAACATTTTTCCTTTTCCTTGAGCTTGACCCTGAAAAAATTGATGTAAATATTCATCCTCAAAAAACAGAAGTTAAGTTTGAAGATGAACATTTAATTTTTGCCTTGTTACGTTCAACAATTAAAAGATCTTTAGGTATTTATAATGTTGCACCAAGTCTTGATTTTGAGAGAGATCCGGAATTGGATGCCATAATGCAGAAAACCTTTCCAAGTAAAAGTAACGGCAATGGATTTCTCAAGATGCCTGAAATTACTGTAGATAAAGATTATAATCCTTTTTTGGAAGAAAGAGGAGTGAGACAATCAGAAATTCAGAATCTTACAGAAATGTATCATCAGAATATCGCTGCAGAACCGTCTAAAATCAATTTATTTGAAGACGAAGATTTTGATGAAGATCTGATGAGGTTGCCCAACGGTTATTGGCTCTTCAATAAAGGAGACAGAACTTTGATGCTGGATTTAGGAAGGATGCACCGACTTTGGACTTCCGAGAATACAAAACCGACAAAAAGAGGAACTACAAATAGCCACGCATTGCTTTTCTCTCTTGAATATCACATGAATGAAATTGAGAAAAATAAATATAAATCAATCAAAAAATATCTTCCGGAGCTTGGTTTTGAAACCAGTGTTGCTCATGAAAATGTATTGAGAATTGAAGCCGTTCCTGAAGGATTGAAAGAAACTCAGGTGATGAAATTCCTCGAAAATCTTTTTGAAATCCTCGAATATAAATCTGAAGAAGAATTTATGCAGTTTTATCAGAACCAATGGAGCAAAATGCAGTCGAAATCCAGATTTGATTTTATTTATAAAAAAGATGCCGAACAGTTAATTAAAGACTTCACAGCATTGGGCTTCCCGGAATTTTTACCGAACGGAAAAAGATGTTTCTATGAAGTGCCGTTCAATGATATTAAAAATAAATTTTAA
- a CDS encoding YoaK family protein: MLRNYSNSRTLGDNIRLGTLTAFTAGTINIASLLIFLSFTSNVTGHYAILAAEISKGNWSQVAVVGLWIFLFFLGSFVSNFIVINFNKTSKYFAHAMPLVLEIICLLFVGFYGQFYYRKTLEETEYLVALMLFATGLQNGLTASISNFSVKTTHLTGTTTDLGILFSMFTQKKFRKNDELIGRAKLLLSIMVAYVLGAVFSGLTYYYLEFRVFYVISLCLLVVIGYDAYKIHIRHFNTQYRYSKIYKKPTLIAYLYDKIHGIPEIKTEIKEKREKKRTLIFED; the protein is encoded by the coding sequence ATGTTAAGGAATTATAGTAACAGCAGAACATTGGGGGACAATATTAGATTGGGGACGCTGACTGCCTTCACGGCGGGTACTATAAATATAGCATCTCTGTTAATATTCCTCTCTTTTACATCGAACGTGACGGGGCACTACGCTATTTTGGCAGCGGAAATCAGTAAAGGAAACTGGTCGCAGGTTGCAGTGGTGGGACTTTGGATTTTCCTGTTCTTTTTAGGAAGTTTTGTGTCGAATTTTATTGTTATTAATTTTAATAAAACGAGTAAATATTTTGCACACGCAATGCCTTTGGTATTAGAAATTATCTGTTTGCTGTTTGTAGGGTTTTATGGGCAGTTTTATTACCGAAAAACGCTTGAAGAAACAGAATATCTGGTTGCGCTAATGTTGTTCGCAACAGGTTTGCAGAATGGTTTAACGGCAAGTATTTCGAATTTTTCGGTAAAAACAACCCATCTTACGGGTACAACAACCGACTTGGGGATTTTGTTTTCGATGTTTACCCAGAAGAAATTCAGAAAAAATGATGAATTGATAGGCAGGGCGAAATTATTGTTAAGTATCATGGTTGCGTATGTTCTTGGAGCTGTTTTCTCGGGATTAACCTATTATTATCTTGAATTCAGGGTTTTTTACGTAATTAGTTTGTGTTTACTGGTTGTTATCGGATATGATGCATACAAAATTCACATCAGGCATTTCAATACGCAATACAGATACAGTAAAATTTATAAAAAGCCGACTTTAATAGCTTATTTATATGATAAAATCCACGGGATTCCTGAGATTAAAACCGAGATTAAAGAGAAGCGGGAAAAGAAGAGGACACTTATATTTGAAGATTAA
- a CDS encoding sensor histidine kinase, with translation MFNKVVTNQTKTMVLLMLVFTAIILLFSGLVYFSIVNFSHQRFYELLKIRTTTIVQIEKSKDDLDLPENYILNSLNDEELPMERDYVFAIPTDSNYKKISQEVHIPDYFFKNIVKNGEANYNDKEFYYIGQTFKHDKKDYIAIASAKNHYVVYYLGFLKRTLITCIVLSLFFSMIFSFYLSKTLFKPILKITGKVKEISSENLHLRLEPHPDNKELNELVDTFNGMLNRIETSFETQNHLIGNVSHELRTPLTSIMGEADVALSITRTNDEYKETLGIILDEAEKLDKKIKALLMIAQTGFDGKIQKMDKVRIDQLLWDVIETLRRIDSRNNIYLDISMLPDNPKKLKVQGNEQLLHLAVTNIIQNGCKYSNFQQVKVSLGATDTDVYLIVKDNGIGIPEEEMNKIYDPFFRASNTKNYEGYGIGLPLARNIVRMHQGELIVSSHENQGTTVQLRFPNFYSTQQESRES, from the coding sequence ATGTTTAATAAAGTTGTCACAAATCAGACCAAAACGATGGTGCTTTTGATGCTGGTTTTTACCGCTATCATTTTGCTGTTCAGTGGGTTGGTCTATTTTTCTATTGTCAACTTTTCGCATCAACGGTTTTATGAGTTGTTAAAAATAAGAACGACAACAATAGTTCAGATTGAAAAAAGCAAAGACGATCTGGATCTTCCTGAAAATTATATTTTAAACAGCCTGAACGACGAAGAGCTGCCGATGGAGCGTGATTATGTCTTTGCAATTCCGACGGATTCAAATTATAAAAAAATTTCTCAGGAAGTTCATATTCCGGATTATTTTTTCAAGAATATTGTAAAAAATGGGGAAGCAAATTATAATGATAAAGAATTTTATTACATCGGCCAGACTTTTAAACATGATAAAAAAGATTATATAGCAATTGCTTCTGCCAAAAACCATTATGTTGTTTATTATTTGGGATTTTTAAAACGGACTTTAATTACCTGTATTGTACTTTCGCTGTTCTTCAGCATGATTTTTTCTTTTTATTTATCCAAAACTTTATTTAAACCTATTTTAAAAATCACAGGAAAAGTGAAGGAGATAAGCTCGGAAAATCTTCATTTACGTCTTGAGCCTCATCCTGATAATAAGGAATTGAACGAATTAGTTGATACTTTCAACGGAATGCTGAACCGTATAGAAACTTCTTTTGAAACACAGAATCACTTAATTGGAAATGTTTCCCATGAGTTGAGAACGCCTCTTACTTCGATTATGGGCGAAGCTGATGTAGCACTTTCTATTACAAGAACAAATGATGAATATAAAGAAACATTAGGAATTATTCTTGATGAAGCAGAGAAGCTCGATAAGAAAATCAAAGCTTTATTAATGATCGCTCAAACCGGTTTCGACGGAAAAATCCAGAAAATGGATAAAGTGAGGATCGATCAGTTGCTTTGGGATGTTATTGAAACATTAAGAAGGATAGATTCTCGAAATAATATCTATTTGGATATCAGTATGCTGCCGGATAATCCTAAAAAGCTGAAAGTTCAGGGTAATGAGCAATTACTGCATCTTGCGGTTACCAATATCATCCAGAATGGGTGTAAATATTCTAATTTCCAGCAGGTTAAAGTGTCTTTAGGGGCAACAGATACAGATGTTTATCTTATCGTGAAAGACAACGGAATCGGAATTCCTGAAGAGGAAATGAATAAAATCTATGATCCGTTCTTTAGGGCTTCCAATACCAAAAACTATGAAGGCTACGGAATCGGACTTCCTCTCGCAAGAAATATTGTAAGAATGCATCAGGGCGAGCTGATCGTGAGTTCTCATGAAAATCAAGGAACAACTGTGCAGCTTCGTTTTCCTAACTTTTACAGCACACAGCAAGAAAGCAGAGAAAGTTAA
- a CDS encoding response regulator transcription factor → MKKIILIEDETSVVSFIKKGLQENGYEISVAFDGKTGVQLVQSNDFDLVILDIMLPEMNGLDVCKEIRKTNQHVPILFLTALGTSENIVLGLESGGDDYLVKPFKFIELVARVKSLLRRSNNGSIPEIAEPEVDSEYIFQFSDLILNDYTKKVTRGGEEISLTSTEYKLLLYFLNNPEKVISRTEVLEAVWGVNYELGTNVVDVYVNYLRKKLDNQEDNKLIHTVIGMGYVLKKS, encoded by the coding sequence AAATTATCCTCATCGAAGACGAAACCAGTGTTGTATCTTTCATCAAGAAAGGGCTTCAGGAAAACGGATATGAAATTTCCGTGGCTTTTGATGGTAAAACTGGAGTTCAGCTTGTGCAATCAAACGACTTCGATCTTGTGATCTTGGATATTATGCTTCCGGAAATGAACGGCCTTGATGTCTGTAAGGAAATAAGAAAAACAAATCAACATGTTCCGATTTTGTTTTTGACGGCTTTGGGAACATCTGAAAATATTGTTCTTGGTCTGGAAAGTGGAGGAGATGATTATTTAGTTAAACCTTTCAAATTCATTGAGTTAGTTGCCCGTGTAAAATCTTTATTAAGAAGAAGCAACAACGGAAGTATTCCTGAAATTGCTGAACCTGAAGTTGATAGCGAATATATTTTCCAGTTTTCGGATCTGATTTTAAATGATTATACAAAAAAAGTTACCCGTGGTGGTGAAGAAATTTCATTGACATCTACAGAGTATAAATTACTGCTGTATTTCCTTAATAACCCCGAAAAAGTAATTTCCAGAACAGAAGTTTTGGAGGCAGTTTGGGGAGTGAATTATGAATTGGGAACAAACGTTGTGGATGTTTACGTTAATTATTTAAGAAAAAAACTGGATAATCAGGAAGATAATAAATTGATCCATACGGTAATAGGAATGGGATATGTTTTAAAAAAATCTTAA